The Natranaerovirga pectinivora DNA segment GCAGCTTCCTCATTAGGTACAGCAACTCTTATAATATCACAACCAACTTTCTCTAATCTGTGAATTTGATTAACCGTTGATTCTATATCTTCAGTTTTTGTATTGGTCATAGATTGAATTAGAATTGGATTATTGCCACCTATTTTTTTATTGCCTATTTGAATTATTTTTGTATTCGCTCTCATTTCTCCCACTCCATTTTTTTAAATATTTCCCTATATTTTAAAGTAGGAAAGTTGGATTTTATCCAACTCTCCTACTTCCAATAAGTTATTTTTTTATTTAGTTATCGTGTTCTTATATTATGGATATCATTAAATAATAAAAACACCATTAAAACCATTAAGAAGGCAAATCCTATAAAATGTATAAAACCTTCTTTATCTCTATTAATCGGTTTTCCTCTAATGCCTTCTAGAATTAAAAATATAAGCCTTCCCCCATCAAGAGCAGGAATAGGAAGCAAATTCATAACCCCTAGGTTAAAACTAATAAGTATAATAAAGAATAGTAATACATATATGGCATTTAATGCACCACCTTGAACACCAGCTTGATATCCTTCACTAACAAAATTCACAAGACCAACAGGTCCAGCAACGTCTTCTCTACCTACATTCCCAGTAAAAATCATTCTTAGTGAAGCACTTATATATCTAACCCAATATCTAAATTCATAAACACCATATTGAAGAACTTCTAGTAAATTCCCTCTTTGAGATTGCATCGTAATACCAATTAAAAAGACATTGGTATCTACTTGGACAGGCTGAATAGTTGTGTTATATAATTGACCATCTCTTTCCAATTGAAAATCAAGAGCTCTTCCTTGTTCCACAGTAATAAACAAATTAATCTCATTTCTTGTGTTGACACTTTTATTATTTATTCTAACAATTGTATCTCCTGGTTGAACACCTGCAATACCGGCAGGCGCATTAGGCTCAACATCATAAACTGTTGTGTCTGTGAATCCAAAGATGCCTACCACCAATAAAGATGCTATAAATGCAAGTATAAAATTAAAAAATGGGCCTGCGCCAATCGTTGCCATTCTTGCTAAAACAGATTTTTTATTAAATGCTCTTTCATCTTCGACTTCATCATCTTCTCCAAGCATTTTACAAAATCCACCTAATGGAAGAAGTCTTATAGAGTACAAAGTTTCTTTTCCTTTAACACCAATCACTTTAGGACCCATACCAATTGCAAATTCTTCTACAAAAATACCATTTTTTCTAGCAACGATAAAGTGACCAAATTCATGCACTAAAACTACCAATGTAAATATTAAAAATGCCACTATAATTTGATTTGGTACTAAAAATATTAAAGCTAATAATATCACTAATCTCATAATATTTTTTTTATCCATTTAATCACCTGCTTTCTAATATTTCTTGTGTCCATTTTTCTGTTTCTAATATATCTTCAAGAGTTGGATTATTAATTGTACAGTGTTTTTCCATAGCATATTCAACTTCTACTGGAATATCTAAAAAAGCAATTTTATTGTTTAGAAATTTATTTACAGCATATTCATTAGCTGCATTTAAAACTGTCGGCATTGTCCCACCAATTTTTATAGATTCGTATGCTAAATTCAAACATTTAAAAGTATTGTAATCTGGTTCTTCAAAAGTTAATTGCCCTAATTTTAATAGATTGGTTGCTTTATGTTTTATATCTCTCCTAAGTGGATGATACAAGGCATACTGAATAGGGATTCTCATATCAGGTTCCCCTAATTGTGCTATAATTGAACCATCTATGTACTCAACCATAGAGTGAATAATGCTTTGGGGATGAATAACAACATCGATTTTTTCAATTTCAATGTCGAATAACCACTTCGCCTCTATAACTTCTAAACCTTTGTTCATTAAAGTTGCAGAATCTACTGAAATTTTTTTACCCATTGACCAATTGGGATGATTTAGTGCGTCTTCTAGTGTGACTTTTTTCAGCTCTTCTATGGACTTCCCTCTAAATGGACCTCCAGATGCAGTAAGTATCATTTTATCTACTGTATTTTTATCTTCCCCATTTAGGCATTGAAATATAGCACAATGTTCACTATCTATTGGAATAATTGGAACATCATATTCTTTTGCCAAAGGCATAATGATACTGCCCGCAGTAACTAAGGTTTCCTTATTTGCTAATGCTATTTTTTTTCTGGCTCTAATAGCTTCTATTGTTGGTTTTATGCCGATCATACCAACTAAGGCAGTGATTACTGAATCCACCTCATCTAAAGTGGCTATTTCTATTAGCCCTTCTATACCAGAAACTATCTGTACATCACTCATTACTAATCTTCTTTTTAATTCATTTGCTTTATCTTCAATCATAACACAAACTTTTTTAGGTTTATATCTGTATATTTGTTGTTCTAACAAATCAATATTTTGATAAGTCGATAATGCTACTACCTTTAAATCAGTATTTTTATCTACCACTTCTAAAGTTTGGGTTCCAATTGAACCTGTTGATCCAAGTATTGTGATTTTATTCATAAGTAACCTACCTTAATAATGTATTGGATTTTTGACTAATTCACACATTTAACTTAAAACCTGTGTATGAACAAAGGTATTAGTTTATAAATATAGTTACAACGTAATAAACAAAGGGTGCAGTAAATATTATGCTATCGAATCTGTCCAATATACCACCATGACCAGGAATAAGATTACCAAAATCTTTTATTTGAACTTTTCTTTTAATTGCTGATGCAGCCAAATCACCAATTTGAGATAAGATTGATGCAATTCCTGCCACAATAGCAAACAATACTATATATACACTATTTAAGTCATTAATCACAGTAAAAAAATATCCAAAGATACATGCCAAAAGAGTTGCTCCCACAACACCACCTATGGCACCTTCCTTTGTTTTTTTCGGACTTAACTCTGGCGCTAATAAGTTTTTCCCAATGGTTAATCCTGTAGCATAAGCAAAAGTATCACTTCCCCAAGCAGATATAAAAATTAACCAAACCAACCAAATACCATACTCAGGAATATTACGCACTAAATAGATATGGGAAAATAAAAAAGATACATAAAAAAAGCTAAAAAATACATATAAAATGGTATTTATTTCAAATTTTGGATATTGGAGTACAAATAGGATTAGTAAGCACAGTAAGTAAAAACTTATTAAATATGTCATATAAGTATTTTGATTATATGCAAGTATTATAAAATAAATAAAATGTGTAAAATAACCAATTACTTTAACACTCATACTTTTAACATTAAAGGCTCTAAATATTTCTACTAGACCTATAAAGGCAATTATTGATATGGATGTTAATAAAAGTAAATCTCCGTATATAACTATAAATAAAGCTATTGGGAACCCTATTATTGAACTTAATAATCGTATTTTCATTATATATGTCCTCCATATATTATATTTTACCAAATCTTCTATCTCTATTATTATAGTGTTCTATTGCTTCAATAAGATCTTTTTTTCCAAACTCAGGCCAATGTTTATCCGTAAAGTAAAATTCAGAATAAGCCAATTGCCATAACAAGAAATTTGACAATCTTTGCTCTCCACTTGTTCTAATTAATAAGTCCGGATTTGGAATGCCCTCTGTATCAAGATGTTTTTCAATTAAATCTTCATTGATATCCTCTATAGATATTACTTTATTTTCAATTTTATTAATAACGTTTTTCATTGCTCTAACCATTTCATCTCTACTACCATAGTTTAGAGCAATTTGTAAGCTTAAACCACTTAAATCTTTTGTTGCTTCTTCTAGAGTATTGATGCTGTCTCTTATATCTTTATCTAACTGCTCTCTATTTCCAATAATTCTTACACGCATATTATTCTTCTTAGCTTTTTTGATACTATCCTTAAGGAACTTCCTTAGTAAATTCATTAATGCCTCAACTTCTTCAGTAGGGCGATTCCAGTTTTCTGTAGAAAAAGCATAAACAGTAACATACTTTACACCTAATTTATCTGCTTCGCTACAAACTTTCTCTAAATTGTTACTACCTTGACTATGTCCATATGTTCTAGGCATATTTTTACTTTTAGCCCATCTTCCGTTTCCATCCATAATAATTGCTATATGTACAGGTATGTTTTTGCCTATTACCTTCCTAATCATGTTAATCCTCCAATAATACGCCTCTTTATATCTAATAAAGATAATTCTATAAATTTAAAGTCCCCTCATAGGAGGGGATTCTTTTTTATACCGTAAGTATTTCTTTTGCTTTTGCTTCAACCTTTTTATCAATAGATTCGATAAATTTGTCAGTGATTTTTTGAATTTCATCTTCAACATCTCTTAAATCATCTTCTGTTATGTCATTGTTTTTATGTAGCTTCTTATAAAAATCATTTGCATCTCTACGAATGTTTCTAATAGCTACTTTTGCACCTTCGCCTTTTTTCTTAACATCTTTAGATAAATCTTGTCTTCTCTCTTCCGTTAACTCTGGGAAAATAAGTCTAATTACTTTTCCATCATTATTAGGGGTTATACCGATATCAGATACATTAATTGCTTTTTCAATGTCTTTAATAATTGAAGAATCCCAAGGTTGAATTAAAATCATTCTTGCTTCTGGAACAGAAATATTACCAACTTGTTGTAATGCAGTAGGTTGTCCATAGTAGTCAACTTTAATTTTATCTAAAACATGAGGGTTTGCACGACCTGCTCTTATGGTATTAAAGTCTTCCTCTAACGTTTCAATTGTTTTTTCCATTTTGGTTTCAAATTGTTTTAAATCAGCTAACATAAAAATAAAATCCTCCTTATTTATATCGTTATATATGTTCCATTAAATTTCCCTTCAAGGGTATTAATTATTCCGTCTTTTTCATTTAAGCCAAATACCATCATAGGGATTTTATTTTCTAAACACATTATAGCTGCAGTTAAATCCATTACTTTAAGTTCTTTTTCAATAACTTCTTTTAGTGAAATTTCATTGAATTTTATTGCAGCACTATTTGTTTTTGGGTCTGAGTCATAAACACCATCAATATTCTTAGCCAATAATATTGTATCTGCTTTTATTTCTATTGCTCTAAGTGCAGCTGCAGTATCCGTAGAAAAGAATGGATGTCCTGTGCCTCCTGCAAAAAATACTACTTTGCCTTTACTTAGATATTTATGTGCTCTTTCTATTGAAAACAGTTTTGTAAATGTACCTACATTAAAGGGAGTCAATACTTCTGTGTGAAGTCCTACACTAGAAAATACTTCTGAAACATAAATAGCATTCATTATTGTGGC contains these protein-coding regions:
- the rseP gene encoding RIP metalloprotease RseP, whose amino-acid sequence is MDKKNIMRLVILLALIFLVPNQIIVAFLIFTLVVLVHEFGHFIVARKNGIFVEEFAIGMGPKVIGVKGKETLYSIRLLPLGGFCKMLGEDDEVEDERAFNKKSVLARMATIGAGPFFNFILAFIASLLVVGIFGFTDTTVYDVEPNAPAGIAGVQPGDTIVRINNKSVNTRNEINLFITVEQGRALDFQLERDGQLYNTTIQPVQVDTNVFLIGITMQSQRGNLLEVLQYGVYEFRYWVRYISASLRMIFTGNVGREDVAGPVGLVNFVSEGYQAGVQGGALNAIYVLLFFIILISFNLGVMNLLPIPALDGGRLIFLILEGIRGKPINRDKEGFIHFIGFAFLMVLMVFLLFNDIHNIRTR
- a CDS encoding 1-deoxy-D-xylulose-5-phosphate reductoisomerase codes for the protein MNKITILGSTGSIGTQTLEVVDKNTDLKVVALSTYQNIDLLEQQIYRYKPKKVCVMIEDKANELKRRLVMSDVQIVSGIEGLIEIATLDEVDSVITALVGMIGIKPTIEAIRARKKIALANKETLVTAGSIIMPLAKEYDVPIIPIDSEHCAIFQCLNGEDKNTVDKMILTASGGPFRGKSIEELKKVTLEDALNHPNWSMGKKISVDSATLMNKGLEVIEAKWLFDIEIEKIDVVIHPQSIIHSMVEYIDGSIIAQLGEPDMRIPIQYALYHPLRRDIKHKATNLLKLGQLTFEEPDYNTFKCLNLAYESIKIGGTMPTVLNAANEYAVNKFLNNKIAFLDIPVEVEYAMEKHCTINNPTLEDILETEKWTQEILESR
- a CDS encoding phosphatidate cytidylyltransferase, translating into MKIRLLSSIIGFPIALFIVIYGDLLLLTSISIIAFIGLVEIFRAFNVKSMSVKVIGYFTHFIYFIILAYNQNTYMTYLISFYLLCLLILFVLQYPKFEINTILYVFFSFFYVSFLFSHIYLVRNIPEYGIWLVWLIFISAWGSDTFAYATGLTIGKNLLAPELSPKKTKEGAIGGVVGATLLACIFGYFFTVINDLNSVYIVLFAIVAGIASILSQIGDLAASAIKRKVQIKDFGNLIPGHGGILDRFDSIIFTAPFVYYVVTIFIN
- a CDS encoding isoprenyl transferase, whose protein sequence is MIRKVIGKNIPVHIAIIMDGNGRWAKSKNMPRTYGHSQGSNNLEKVCSEADKLGVKYVTVYAFSTENWNRPTEEVEALMNLLRKFLKDSIKKAKKNNMRVRIIGNREQLDKDIRDSINTLEEATKDLSGLSLQIALNYGSRDEMVRAMKNVINKIENKVISIEDINEDLIEKHLDTEGIPNPDLLIRTSGEQRLSNFLLWQLAYSEFYFTDKHWPEFGKKDLIEAIEHYNNRDRRFGKI
- the frr gene encoding ribosome recycling factor, translated to MLADLKQFETKMEKTIETLEEDFNTIRAGRANPHVLDKIKVDYYGQPTALQQVGNISVPEARMILIQPWDSSIIKDIEKAINVSDIGITPNNDGKVIRLIFPELTEERRQDLSKDVKKKGEGAKVAIRNIRRDANDFYKKLHKNNDITEDDLRDVEDEIQKITDKFIESIDKKVEAKAKEILTV
- the pyrH gene encoding UMP kinase; translation: MTNKRILLKLSGEALAGEQNTGFSEEIVLEVANQVKKAIDKGIEVGVVIGGGNFWRGRTSQNISRSKADQIGMLATIMNAIYVSEVFSSVGLHTEVLTPFNVGTFTKLFSIERAHKYLSKGKVVFFAGGTGHPFFSTDTAAALRAIEIKADTILLAKNIDGVYDSDPKTNSAAIKFNEISLKEVIEKELKVMDLTAAIMCLENKIPMMVFGLNEKDGIINTLEGKFNGTYITI